The Solanum lycopersicum chromosome 9, SLM_r2.1 genome window below encodes:
- the LOC101247254 gene encoding E3 ubiquitin protein ligase DRIP2 isoform X2, with translation MTNQLVKVKRDVIAACMTCPLCHNLFRDATTISECLHTFCRKCIYKKLSDEETEHCPICNIDLGCVPLEKLRPDHNLQDVRAKVFPYKRRKVNAPEIVTSVALPVRRKERSLSSLVVSTPRVSSQTGITGRRTKSVARKALCGSNFSIEKSLKNEDGSGEDQLDSSSSLETLNKFTQNMRLNSSSAEPSSHPTPDKETENGSQQWEGKVDLWKPLNCLVEAANRSKSSRFTSDGSTAKSEGRHSHDREGHVRKTKVKEHGQKSKIKDDNNSDPAPPEFDKPKKSRRIRQKKASFYGEFDISPQTFLDATTARCEKRIYPIWFSLVASEDQEGDAPLPQISASYLRIKDGNIPVCFIQKYLMRKLDLKSEDEVEIRCMGQSIVPSLPLNSLVDMWLQTTPSERIPAIIGSSAKDFVMGLAYARKSPGTAAS, from the exons ATGACGAATCAATTGGTGAAGGTGAAGAGAGATGTGATTGCGGCATGCATGACATGCCCTCTTTGTCATAATCTCTTCAGAGATGCAACTACCATTTCCGAATGTCTTCATACGT TTTGCAGGAAATGCATCTACAAGAAGCTGTCCGATGAAGAAACGGAACACTGTCCAATTTGCAATATTGACTTAGGCTGTGTTCCTTTAGAGAAACTGAG GCCAGATCATAATCTGCAAGATGTGAGAGCAAAGGTATTCCCTTATAAGAGGCGAAAGGTGAATGCACCTGAAATTGTGACTTCAGTAGCGTTGCCAGTGAGGAGAAAGGAGAGATCACTCTCGTCACTTGTGGTCAGCACTCCAAGAGTATCTTCACAAACTGGAATAACaggaagaagaacaaaatcGGTGGCAAGAAAAGCATTATGTGGTTCCAACTTTTCAATTGAGAAATCTCTCAAGAATGAAGATGGTTCTGGAGAAGATCAGCTGGATAGCTCTAGCTCACTTGAGACTTTGAACAAGTTCACTCAGAACATGAGGCTG AATTCTTCCAGTGCTGAGCCTTCTAGTCACCCTACACCTGATAAAGAAACTGAAAATGGCAGTCAACAGTGGGAAGGCAAAGTTGATTTGTGGAAACCTTTAAATTGTTTGGTGGAAGCAGCAAACAGGAGCAAATCTTCGAGGTTTACCTCAGACGGTTCTACCGCTAAGTCAGAAGGTCGGCATTCCCATGACCGTGAGGGTCATGTCCGTAAAACTAAAGTCAAAGAACATGGACAGAAATCAAAGATCAAGGATGACAATAATAGTGATCCTGCTCCTCCAGAATTTGACAAACCTAAAAAGTCGCGTAGAATTcgccaaaagaaggcatcattTTATGGGGAGTTTGATATTTCACCGCAAACTTTTCTGGATGCAACCACTGCCAGATGTGAAAAGAGAATCTATCCAATATGGTTTTCGTTGGTGGCCTCGGAAGACCA GGAGGGAGATGCACCCTTGCCACAGATTTCTGCAAGTTACTTGAGAATAAA GGATGGCAATATTCCTGTTTGTTTCATCCAAAAATACCTGATGCGGAAGTTGGATCTTAAGAGCGAAGACGAG gtTGAGATTAGATGTATGGGACAATCAATCGTCCCCAGTTTACCACTGAACAGTTTGGTTGATATGTGGCTTCAAACTACCCCATCTGAAAGAATACCAGCAATTATTGGTTCATCGGCAAAGGATTTTGTTATGGGACTAGCTTATGCTCGAAAGTCCCCAGGCACTGCGGCATCTTGA
- the LOC101247254 gene encoding E3 ubiquitin protein ligase DRIP2 isoform X5, with the protein MSSYVPDHNLQDVRAKVFPYKRRKVNAPEIVTSVALPVRRKERSLSSLVVSTPRVSSQTGITGRRTKSVARKALCGSNFSIEKSLKNEDGSGEDQLDSSSSLETLNKFTQNMRLNSSSAEPSSHPTPDKETENGSQQWEGKVDLWKPLNCLVEAANRSKSSRFTSDGSTAKSEGRHSHDREGHVRKTKVKEHGQKSKIKDDNNSDPAPPEFDKPKKSRRIRQKKASFYGEFDISPQTFLDATTARCEKRIYPIWFSLVASEDQEGDAPLPQISASYLRIKDGNIPVCFIQKYLMRKLDLKSEDEVEIRCMGQSIVPSLPLNSLVDMWLQTTPSERIPAIIGSSAKDFVMGLAYARKSPGTAAS; encoded by the exons ATGTCTTCATACGT GCCAGATCATAATCTGCAAGATGTGAGAGCAAAGGTATTCCCTTATAAGAGGCGAAAGGTGAATGCACCTGAAATTGTGACTTCAGTAGCGTTGCCAGTGAGGAGAAAGGAGAGATCACTCTCGTCACTTGTGGTCAGCACTCCAAGAGTATCTTCACAAACTGGAATAACaggaagaagaacaaaatcGGTGGCAAGAAAAGCATTATGTGGTTCCAACTTTTCAATTGAGAAATCTCTCAAGAATGAAGATGGTTCTGGAGAAGATCAGCTGGATAGCTCTAGCTCACTTGAGACTTTGAACAAGTTCACTCAGAACATGAGGCTG AATTCTTCCAGTGCTGAGCCTTCTAGTCACCCTACACCTGATAAAGAAACTGAAAATGGCAGTCAACAGTGGGAAGGCAAAGTTGATTTGTGGAAACCTTTAAATTGTTTGGTGGAAGCAGCAAACAGGAGCAAATCTTCGAGGTTTACCTCAGACGGTTCTACCGCTAAGTCAGAAGGTCGGCATTCCCATGACCGTGAGGGTCATGTCCGTAAAACTAAAGTCAAAGAACATGGACAGAAATCAAAGATCAAGGATGACAATAATAGTGATCCTGCTCCTCCAGAATTTGACAAACCTAAAAAGTCGCGTAGAATTcgccaaaagaaggcatcattTTATGGGGAGTTTGATATTTCACCGCAAACTTTTCTGGATGCAACCACTGCCAGATGTGAAAAGAGAATCTATCCAATATGGTTTTCGTTGGTGGCCTCGGAAGACCA GGAGGGAGATGCACCCTTGCCACAGATTTCTGCAAGTTACTTGAGAATAAA GGATGGCAATATTCCTGTTTGTTTCATCCAAAAATACCTGATGCGGAAGTTGGATCTTAAGAGCGAAGACGAG gtTGAGATTAGATGTATGGGACAATCAATCGTCCCCAGTTTACCACTGAACAGTTTGGTTGATATGTGGCTTCAAACTACCCCATCTGAAAGAATACCAGCAATTATTGGTTCATCGGCAAAGGATTTTGTTATGGGACTAGCTTATGCTCGAAAGTCCCCAGGCACTGCGGCATCTTGA
- the LOC101247254 gene encoding E3 ubiquitin protein ligase DRIP2 isoform X4 produces the protein MSSYVPDHNLQDVRAKVFPYKRRKVNAPEIVTSVALPVRRKERSLSSLVVSTPRVSSQTGITGRRTKSVARKALCGSNFSIEKSLKNEDGSGEDQLDSSSSLETLNKFTQNMRLNSSSAEPSSHPTPDKETENGSQQWEGKVDLWKPLNCLVEAANRSKSSRFTSDGSTAKSEGRHSHDREGHVRKTKVKEHGQKSKIKDDNNSDPAPPEFDKPKKSRRIRQKKASFYGEFDISPQTFLDATTARCEKRIYPIWFSLVASEDQEGDAPLPQISASYLRINYCSSALVYDAPQPSKFSGFFHITAATDLLFSMFLLPKVRQMFGVIVCFRTCHMDFCTSYFHLFPPFGYIILVLNCVTTSSKSLSG, from the exons ATGTCTTCATACGT GCCAGATCATAATCTGCAAGATGTGAGAGCAAAGGTATTCCCTTATAAGAGGCGAAAGGTGAATGCACCTGAAATTGTGACTTCAGTAGCGTTGCCAGTGAGGAGAAAGGAGAGATCACTCTCGTCACTTGTGGTCAGCACTCCAAGAGTATCTTCACAAACTGGAATAACaggaagaagaacaaaatcGGTGGCAAGAAAAGCATTATGTGGTTCCAACTTTTCAATTGAGAAATCTCTCAAGAATGAAGATGGTTCTGGAGAAGATCAGCTGGATAGCTCTAGCTCACTTGAGACTTTGAACAAGTTCACTCAGAACATGAGGCTG AATTCTTCCAGTGCTGAGCCTTCTAGTCACCCTACACCTGATAAAGAAACTGAAAATGGCAGTCAACAGTGGGAAGGCAAAGTTGATTTGTGGAAACCTTTAAATTGTTTGGTGGAAGCAGCAAACAGGAGCAAATCTTCGAGGTTTACCTCAGACGGTTCTACCGCTAAGTCAGAAGGTCGGCATTCCCATGACCGTGAGGGTCATGTCCGTAAAACTAAAGTCAAAGAACATGGACAGAAATCAAAGATCAAGGATGACAATAATAGTGATCCTGCTCCTCCAGAATTTGACAAACCTAAAAAGTCGCGTAGAATTcgccaaaagaaggcatcattTTATGGGGAGTTTGATATTTCACCGCAAACTTTTCTGGATGCAACCACTGCCAGATGTGAAAAGAGAATCTATCCAATATGGTTTTCGTTGGTGGCCTCGGAAGACCA GGAGGGAGATGCACCCTTGCCACAGATTTCTGCAAGTTACTTGAGAATAAA CTACTGCAGCAGCGCTTTAGTCTATGATGCTCCTCAACCCTCAAAATTCTCTGGTTTCTTCCACATCACTGCTGCTACTGATTTACTGTTCAGCATGTTTCTACTGCCAAAAGTTCGTCAAATGTTCGGAGTGATTGTTTGCTTCCGCACCTGCCATATGGATTTTTGTActtcttattttcatttatttccaCCCTTTGGATATATAATTCTAGTATTAAATTGTGTGACCACCTCATCTAAAAGTTTAAGCGGCTAG
- the LOC101247254 gene encoding E3 ubiquitin protein ligase DRIP2 isoform X1 — MTNQLVKVKRDVIAACMTCPLCHNLFRDATTISECLHTFCRKCIYKKLSDEETEHCPICNIDLGCVPLEKLRPDHNLQDVRAKVFPYKRRKVNAPEIVTSVALPVRRKERSLSSLVVSTPRVSSQTGITGRRTKSVARKALCGSNFSIEKSLKNEDGSGEDQLDSSSSLETLNKFTQNMRLNSSSAEPSSHPTPDKETENGSQQWEGKVDLWKPLNCLVEAANRSKSSRFTSDGSTAKSEGRHSHDREGHVRKTKVKEHGQKSKIKDDNNSDPAPPEFDKPKKSRRIRQKKASFYGEFDISPQTFLDATTARCEKRIYPIWFSLVASEDQEGDAPLPQISASYLRINYCSSALVYDAPQPSKFSGFFHITAATDLLFSMFLLPKVRQMFGVIVCFRTCHMDFCTSYFHLFPPFGYIILVLNCVTTSSKSLSG, encoded by the exons ATGACGAATCAATTGGTGAAGGTGAAGAGAGATGTGATTGCGGCATGCATGACATGCCCTCTTTGTCATAATCTCTTCAGAGATGCAACTACCATTTCCGAATGTCTTCATACGT TTTGCAGGAAATGCATCTACAAGAAGCTGTCCGATGAAGAAACGGAACACTGTCCAATTTGCAATATTGACTTAGGCTGTGTTCCTTTAGAGAAACTGAG GCCAGATCATAATCTGCAAGATGTGAGAGCAAAGGTATTCCCTTATAAGAGGCGAAAGGTGAATGCACCTGAAATTGTGACTTCAGTAGCGTTGCCAGTGAGGAGAAAGGAGAGATCACTCTCGTCACTTGTGGTCAGCACTCCAAGAGTATCTTCACAAACTGGAATAACaggaagaagaacaaaatcGGTGGCAAGAAAAGCATTATGTGGTTCCAACTTTTCAATTGAGAAATCTCTCAAGAATGAAGATGGTTCTGGAGAAGATCAGCTGGATAGCTCTAGCTCACTTGAGACTTTGAACAAGTTCACTCAGAACATGAGGCTG AATTCTTCCAGTGCTGAGCCTTCTAGTCACCCTACACCTGATAAAGAAACTGAAAATGGCAGTCAACAGTGGGAAGGCAAAGTTGATTTGTGGAAACCTTTAAATTGTTTGGTGGAAGCAGCAAACAGGAGCAAATCTTCGAGGTTTACCTCAGACGGTTCTACCGCTAAGTCAGAAGGTCGGCATTCCCATGACCGTGAGGGTCATGTCCGTAAAACTAAAGTCAAAGAACATGGACAGAAATCAAAGATCAAGGATGACAATAATAGTGATCCTGCTCCTCCAGAATTTGACAAACCTAAAAAGTCGCGTAGAATTcgccaaaagaaggcatcattTTATGGGGAGTTTGATATTTCACCGCAAACTTTTCTGGATGCAACCACTGCCAGATGTGAAAAGAGAATCTATCCAATATGGTTTTCGTTGGTGGCCTCGGAAGACCA GGAGGGAGATGCACCCTTGCCACAGATTTCTGCAAGTTACTTGAGAATAAA CTACTGCAGCAGCGCTTTAGTCTATGATGCTCCTCAACCCTCAAAATTCTCTGGTTTCTTCCACATCACTGCTGCTACTGATTTACTGTTCAGCATGTTTCTACTGCCAAAAGTTCGTCAAATGTTCGGAGTGATTGTTTGCTTCCGCACCTGCCATATGGATTTTTGTActtcttattttcatttatttccaCCCTTTGGATATATAATTCTAGTATTAAATTGTGTGACCACCTCATCTAAAAGTTTAAGCGGCTAG
- the LOC101247254 gene encoding E3 ubiquitin protein ligase DRIP2 isoform X3: MTNQLVKVKRDVIAACMTCPLCHNLFRDATTISECLHTFCRKCIYKKLSDEETEHCPICNIDLGCVPLEKLRPDHNLQDVRAKVFPYKRRKVNAPEIVTSVALPVRRKERSLSSLVVSTPRVSSQTGITGRRTKSVARKALCGSNFSIEKSLKNEDGSGEDQLDSSSSLETLNKFTQNMRLNSSSAEPSSHPTPDKETENGSQQWEGKVDLWKPLNCLVEAANRSKSSRFTSDGSTAKSEGRHSHDREGHVRKTKVKEHGQKSKIKDDNNSDPAPPEFDKPKKSRRIRQKKASFYGEFDISPQTFLDATTARCEKRIYPIWFSLVASEDQEGDAPLPQISASYLRIKYNSATRLFFGGSGEVTVTLHKDREYKLIMGWQYSCLFHPKIPDAEVGS, translated from the exons ATGACGAATCAATTGGTGAAGGTGAAGAGAGATGTGATTGCGGCATGCATGACATGCCCTCTTTGTCATAATCTCTTCAGAGATGCAACTACCATTTCCGAATGTCTTCATACGT TTTGCAGGAAATGCATCTACAAGAAGCTGTCCGATGAAGAAACGGAACACTGTCCAATTTGCAATATTGACTTAGGCTGTGTTCCTTTAGAGAAACTGAG GCCAGATCATAATCTGCAAGATGTGAGAGCAAAGGTATTCCCTTATAAGAGGCGAAAGGTGAATGCACCTGAAATTGTGACTTCAGTAGCGTTGCCAGTGAGGAGAAAGGAGAGATCACTCTCGTCACTTGTGGTCAGCACTCCAAGAGTATCTTCACAAACTGGAATAACaggaagaagaacaaaatcGGTGGCAAGAAAAGCATTATGTGGTTCCAACTTTTCAATTGAGAAATCTCTCAAGAATGAAGATGGTTCTGGAGAAGATCAGCTGGATAGCTCTAGCTCACTTGAGACTTTGAACAAGTTCACTCAGAACATGAGGCTG AATTCTTCCAGTGCTGAGCCTTCTAGTCACCCTACACCTGATAAAGAAACTGAAAATGGCAGTCAACAGTGGGAAGGCAAAGTTGATTTGTGGAAACCTTTAAATTGTTTGGTGGAAGCAGCAAACAGGAGCAAATCTTCGAGGTTTACCTCAGACGGTTCTACCGCTAAGTCAGAAGGTCGGCATTCCCATGACCGTGAGGGTCATGTCCGTAAAACTAAAGTCAAAGAACATGGACAGAAATCAAAGATCAAGGATGACAATAATAGTGATCCTGCTCCTCCAGAATTTGACAAACCTAAAAAGTCGCGTAGAATTcgccaaaagaaggcatcattTTATGGGGAGTTTGATATTTCACCGCAAACTTTTCTGGATGCAACCACTGCCAGATGTGAAAAGAGAATCTATCCAATATGGTTTTCGTTGGTGGCCTCGGAAGACCA GGAGGGAGATGCACCCTTGCCACAGATTTCTGCAAGTTACTTGAGAATAAA GTACAATTCTGCAACTCGTCTATTTTTTGGTGGCTCTGGGGAAGTCACAGTCACGTTGCATAAAGACAGAGAATATAAGCTAATAATG GGATGGCAATATTCCTGTTTGTTTCATCCAAAAATACCTGATGCGGAAGTTGGATCTTAA